One genomic region from Vitis riparia cultivar Riparia Gloire de Montpellier isolate 1030 chromosome 17, EGFV_Vit.rip_1.0, whole genome shotgun sequence encodes:
- the LOC117905082 gene encoding uncharacterized protein LOC117905082 — MLVLGMNSKRQRRPNVRLGEIGDVSAAFASGSSQKTHKRWKHDLVNPMETECNSGYGFSDPGVSPRVTADLQQNRENKNPNSSKSGFELVSSDEIDMTKSELNFGKITRKCRLMKRRVRSTGGNNSVFGSVWGSKLSPEFSSEDGKEYGGKEFAGFTLNEFSDLDPIDGFKSYSDHETSGMSKEACENDMDEPNLPQHNPSESWKEDAWYEVNNGFPKSSGECDKMTIGGSNVNSVRGWLEDIGFGKYAGVFEMHEVDEEALPLLTFEDLKEMGVLSIGPRRKLYTAIQQLKEGGGGISA; from the coding sequence ATGTTGGTTCTTGGTATGAATTCAAAAAGACAGAGGCGGCCAAATGTTAGGTTGGGGGAGATTGGAGATGTTTCTGCAGCTTTTGCATCTGGCTCTTCCCAGAAAACTCACAAGAGatggaaacatgaccttgtgAACCCTATGGAAACTGAGTGTAACTCTGGTTATGGGTTTTCAGATCCTGGAGTCTCTCCTAGGGTTACAGCTGATTTACAGCAGAACAGAGAGAATAAGAACCCTAACTCTTCCAAATCAGGTTTTGAGTTAGTCAGCTCAGACGAAATTGATATGACTAAGTCTGAACTGAATTTTGGGAAGATAACCCGGAAATGTCGGCTGATGAAGCGACGAGTAAGGAGCACTGGAGGTAACAATAGTGTTTTTGGTAGTGTTTGGGGTTCTAAACTTAGTCCTGAATTCAGTAGTGAAGATGGGAAGGAATATGGAGGGAAGGAGTTTGCTGGATTCACATTGAATGAGTTCTCTGATCTTGACCCCATTGATGGTTTTAAGAGCTATTCAGATCATGAAACTTCAGGTATGAGCAAAGAAGCTTGCGAGAATGATATGGATGAACCCAATTTGCCCCAACACAATCCTAGTGAGTCTTGGAAGGAAGATGCTTGGTATGAAGTGAATAACGGCTTTCCTAAATCTAGTGGTGAATGTGATAAGATGACAATTGGAGGCAGTAATGTAAATAGTGTTAGGGGATGGTTGGAAGATATAGGGTTTGGTAAGTATGCCGGTGTTTTTGAAATGCACGAGGTGGATGAGGAAGCTTTGCCATTACTTACTTTTGAAGACCTCAAAGAGATGGGTGTTCTTTCTATTGGGCCTCGTCGGAAGTTGTACACTGCAATTCAGCAATTAAAGGAAGGAGGAGGGGGAATTTCTGCTTGA
- the LOC117904242 gene encoding DNA polymerase epsilon subunit B has translation MGAATRKKVQRKFKIRGYTLKVETLDEILSFLSHFQDAEDEAIDLLLDELENESLKSSILDKESVHRVVSLLLEAEAAVEETPGAISTRSALRIVDAFLMSKFCYDPIKKIFYENTGRLAIHGDASAKSALYRNRFLLLFQRLSRDQHFSKPAFDTEMSHFGSCEISPIQSLIGQTGKRWVMGVISQLEDGHFFLEDLTASVEINLSNAKITTGFFSENTIIVAEGEMLLDGIFQVSTCGFPPLEDRDESLASLSGLDFFGGGTLTREETLRLAGLEKKAVNDMFVILSDVWLDNEETMGKLATVLDGYENVEVVPSLFIFMGNFCSHPCNLSFHSFSSLRLQFGKLGQMIASHPRLKEHSQFLFIPGPDDAGPSTVLPRCALPNYLTEEFKKYIPNAIFSSNPCRIKFYTQEIVLFRQDLLYRMRRSCLVPPSPEETSDPFEHLVATITHQSHLCPLPLSVQPIIWNYDHCLHLYPNPHTIVLGDRSEQKAFKYTGIMCFNPGSFSNESTFVAYRPCSQEVELSAL, from the exons ATGGGAGCAGCGACGAGGAAGAAGGTGCAGAGGAAGTTCAAGATCAGAGGTTATACCCTTAAAGTGGAAACCCTAGACGAGATCCTTTCTTTCTTGAGCCACTTCCAAGACGCTGAAGATGAGGCCATCGATCTCCTCCTCGACGAGCTCGAAAACGAATCTT TGAAATCTTCTATATTAGATAAAGAATCAGTGCATCGGGTCGTCAGCCTCCTATTGGAGGCAGAAGCAGCAGTTGAGGAAACTCCCGGGGCCATCAGTACTCGATCTGCACTTCGCATAGTTGATGCTTTCTTGATGTCTAAATTTTGTTATGATCCAATAAAAAAGATCTTCTATGA GAATACAGGGAGGCTTGCAATTCACGGTGATGCTTCTGCCAAATCTGCTTTATACAGAAATAGGTTTCTGTTGTTGTTCCAGAGGCTTTCTCGTGATCAGCACTTTTCTAAACCTGCATTTGATACTGAAATGTCTCATTTTGGAAGCTGTGAG ATATCACCAATTCAGTCTTTGATTGGGCAAACGGGCAAGAGATGGGTGATGGGTGTTATATCTCAGTTGGAAGATGGCCATTTCTTCTTGGAAGATCTTACTGCATCAGTGGAAATTAATTTATCTAATGCA AAAATTACTACAGGATTTTTTTCAGAGAACACAATAATTGTAGCAGAAGGTGAGATGCTCTTGGATGGTATTTTTCAG GTTAGTACATGTGGGTTTCCTCCATTAGAGGACAGAGATGAATCCCTTGCATCACTTTCGGGACTCGACTTCTTTGGCGGTGGTACACTAACTAGAGAGGAAACT CTCAGACTTGCAGGACTGGAAAAAAAGGCTGTGAATGACATGTTTGTGATACTCTCTGATGTTTGGCTGGACAATGAAGAG ACTATGGGAAAGCTAGCGACCGTCCTGGATGGTTATGAGAATGTGGAGGTGGTTCCTTCCCTATTTATCTTCATGGGGAATTTCTGTTCTCATCCATGTAATCTTTCCTTTCATTCTTTCTCAAGTCTTAG ATTGCAGTTTGGAAAGCTTGGACAGATGATTGCATCTCATCCACGACTAAAAGAGCATAGTCAATTTCTGTTTATTCCAGGTCCTGATGATGCAG GTCCATCAACAGTGCTTCCTAGGTGTGCCTTGCCTAACTATCTGACTGAAGAGTTCAAGAAGTACATTCCAAATGCCATATTCTCCAGTAACCCTTGCAG AATCAAGTTTTACACCCAAGAAATCGTGCTTTTCCGTCAGGATCTGCTGTACAGAATGCGCCGTTCATGTCTAGTGCCCCCTTCACCAGAAGAAACCAGTGATCCTTTTGAGCAT CTTGTTGCCACCATAACACATCAAAGTCATCTTTGCCCCCTCCCTCTTAGTGTACAAcccattatttggaattatgaTCACTGTCTTCACCTCTATCCAAATCCACATACG ATAGTTTTGGGTGACAGAAGTGAGCAAAAGGCATTCAAGTACACGGGAATCATGTGTTTTAATCCTGGTTCCTTCTCAAATGAGAGCACTTTTGTAGCATATCGACCTTGTTCCCAAGAAGTTGAACTGTCAGCCTTGTAA
- the LOC117905242 gene encoding uncharacterized protein LOC117905242: MDLWLKARSFAEEAAKRSQELTIGTTKISDIVSETAKRSKEIASETAKRSKEIASETAKRSKEIAVEASKRADQIKIEALKGADKIKLLADGISPSVRSSPETEASDLEKFGVTDELREFVKGITMNTFQDFPLEDDTEMSDVPTVSNVRQDLTQWQERHANLVLSTVKEVSMLRYELCPRFMKERKFWRIYFILVNSHVAPYEKQYMEDVKLKSAEEEKEDNVKEIPKAGTTVKVEAKESNKQSRTSTSSATEQDLDVFLLGDLGDSDEGPDDGDEGFDDDFDKIVNSSDDEKEKL; this comes from the exons ATGGATTTATGGCTCAAAGCTCGAAGCTTCGCGGAAGAAGCCGCGAAGCGATCCCAAGAACTGACCATTGGAACCACTAAAATCTCCGATATCGTCTCCGAAACGGCGAAGAGATCAAAGGAGATTGCCTCAGAAACGGCTAAGAGATCTAAGGAGATTGCCTCGGAAACGGCAAAGCGATCAAAAGAAATTGCCGTGGAGGCTTCAAAGAGAGCCGACCAGATCAAGATTGAAGCCCTTAAAGGAGCCGACAAGATCAAGTTGCTCGCGGATGGGATCTCTCCGTCCGTTCGTTCCTCGCCGGAGACAGAGGCTTCGGATCTGGAGAAGTTCGGTGTTACTGATGAGTTGAGGGAGTTCGTGAAGGGAATTACTATGAATACATTTCAGGATTTCCCTTTGGAAG ATGATACAGAGATGTCTGATGTGCCAACAGTCTCAAATGTTCGGCAGGATCTTACACAATGGCAAGAAAGGCATGCCAATCTTGTTCTCTCAACAGTCAAG GAAGTTTCAATGCTAAGATATGAGTTATGCCCACGTTTTATGAAAGAAAGGAAGTTCTGGAggatatatttcatattagtGAACAGTCATGTGGCTCC GTATGAGAAGCAGTACATGGAGGATGTAAAGCTAAAGTCtgcagaagaagaaaaagaagataatgTGAAGGAAATTCCAAAAGCTGGAACAACTGTTAAAGTAGAGGCAAAGGAATCAAACAAGCAAAGCAGAACTTCAACCTCATCTGCTACAGAACAGGACTTGGATGTATTTCTCCTGGGAGATCTTGGAGACAGTGATGAGGGCCCAG ATGATGGTGATGAAGGCTTTGACGACGATTTTGACAAGATAGTGAATAGTTCG GATGACGAAAAGGAGAAATTGTAA